One Paenibacillus sp. FSL H7-0737 DNA segment encodes these proteins:
- a CDS encoding Cof-type HAD-IIB family hydrolase, with translation MYKLIAIDIDDTLINDDKEVTPATQTALEEAVAAGVVVTLATGRAYASAQAIARQTGLNVPIITYQGALVKNLLDEKVLYERYVPQDAVHKLFTYCVEHNLHLQTYIDDKLYAREDNQKIKDYTDLNKTPYYIEPDWEKLVPQKTPKMLIIDDPAFLDELAPILRELLGDSVHITKSKPQFLEIMHHEGTKGIALEFLANHFGCDLSETMAMGDSWNDHEMLEAAGLGVAMANAIPALKEIADFVTLSNNEDGVKYAIDKFILNKVN, from the coding sequence ATGTACAAATTGATCGCGATTGATATTGATGACACTCTAATTAACGATGACAAGGAAGTAACACCCGCTACACAGACTGCGCTTGAAGAGGCTGTAGCCGCTGGCGTTGTTGTAACCCTTGCTACAGGCCGAGCTTATGCTTCTGCGCAAGCCATTGCCCGTCAAACTGGACTTAACGTGCCAATCATCACTTACCAAGGCGCACTCGTTAAGAACTTGCTCGATGAAAAGGTACTATATGAGCGTTACGTGCCACAAGATGCGGTACACAAGCTGTTCACTTACTGCGTGGAGCATAATCTGCACTTGCAAACTTACATTGACGACAAGCTGTATGCCCGTGAAGACAACCAGAAGATCAAAGATTATACAGACCTGAACAAAACGCCTTATTATATTGAACCAGATTGGGAGAAGCTTGTCCCACAAAAAACACCAAAAATGCTGATTATCGATGATCCTGCATTCTTGGATGAGCTGGCTCCAATTCTACGTGAATTGCTCGGCGATTCCGTGCATATTACCAAATCCAAACCACAATTTCTAGAAATCATGCATCATGAAGGAACCAAGGGAATTGCGCTTGAATTCCTAGCCAATCATTTTGGTTGTGATCTCTCCGAGACTATGGCTATGGGTGACTCTTGGAACGACCATGAGATGCTTGAAGCTGCCGGTCTTGGCGTTGCTATGGCGAACGCTATTCCTGCGCTGAAAGAAATTGCTGATTTCGTAACCCTGAGCAACAATGAAGATGGCGTAAAATACGCGATTGATAAATTCATTCTCAATAAAGTGAATTAA
- a CDS encoding DMT family transporter has translation MKRSRMADFSLLLVAMMWGCTFLIVQNAVKVLPPLAFNSIRFTGAALLLALITFIFYRKEWKQLSFRMVRDSLLLGLFLFMGYGFQTMGLLYTTTSNTGFITGLSVVLVPFLSLALLKHAISRYTWFSAALAAVGLYLLTFTGSALSLNKGDALILLCAIAFALQVAYTGVYAPHYPALPLATLQLAFVGLLSIVASLIFEGAAPLAHSAELIKDPDVLWALLISIGPTSAFAFWIQTACQKYTTPSRVAIIYATEPVFAVLTGLAFGGETLGMSALLGCGCILGAMLMAELSPEPGQNQHKKNYFSKLHLFRKR, from the coding sequence GTGAAGCGTTCCCGTATGGCCGATTTCAGCCTGCTACTTGTGGCGATGATGTGGGGATGCACCTTTCTGATTGTTCAAAATGCTGTCAAAGTGCTCCCTCCACTCGCGTTTAACAGCATCCGCTTTACAGGTGCTGCCCTGTTGCTGGCTCTAATCACTTTTATTTTTTACCGCAAGGAGTGGAAACAGCTAAGTTTCCGCATGGTACGTGATTCTCTGCTGCTAGGCCTTTTTTTGTTTATGGGCTATGGCTTCCAGACCATGGGACTTCTATATACAACCACCTCCAATACCGGGTTTATTACCGGTCTATCGGTCGTATTGGTTCCGTTTCTCTCTCTGGCGCTACTAAAGCATGCCATTTCACGTTACACTTGGTTCAGCGCGGCGCTTGCCGCAGTAGGTCTTTATCTGCTGACCTTCACCGGCTCTGCTTTGTCCCTGAATAAAGGCGATGCTTTGATCTTGCTCTGCGCCATAGCTTTTGCGCTACAAGTCGCATATACTGGCGTTTATGCACCTCATTATCCGGCGTTGCCGCTGGCAACCTTGCAGCTCGCCTTCGTTGGACTGTTGAGCATTGTCGCTTCGCTTATCTTTGAAGGAGCTGCACCACTGGCACACAGCGCAGAGCTTATAAAGGACCCGGACGTTCTCTGGGCACTTTTAATCTCTATTGGTCCTACCAGCGCTTTTGCTTTCTGGATTCAAACCGCCTGCCAGAAATACACTACGCCTTCACGGGTAGCCATTATTTATGCCACAGAACCTGTATTCGCTGTTCTGACAGGCTTAGCCTTTGGCGGAGAAACGCTTGGTATGTCCGCTCTGCTCGGTTGTGGTTGTATTCTGGGAGCTATGCTTATGGCAGAGCTGAGTCCGGAACCGGGTCAGAATCAACATAAGAAGAATTATTTTTCCAAATTACATTTATTTAGAAAGAGATAA